From Butyricimonas paravirosa, one genomic window encodes:
- a CDS encoding MATE family efflux transporter — protein MGCMKPTKTLRGQLFRLTGPIFVETLLIMLLGAMDTFMLSHYSDDTVAAVGVVNQLLSLVFLVFGVSTVGTSVLCSQYLGASQQANVRQVIGVSLFFNTLIGVTTSAFLYFRAEALLKIMDLAPELINEGLAYMQIVGGFAFLQAIALTMSAVLRSHNKAYYPMRVTLLMNVLNIIGNYALIFGKFGLPQMGVVGAAISTSSCRAVALALLLYITFGKVVPRFSFSCLRPFPWDKLKNLLHIGLPAAGEQVSYSLSQVVITYFTVMLGTAALTARTYAMNIILFSYVFSVALGQGAAILIGHLVGGERTDAAFILQKYCLRLSIVVSLCVAVVTAVCSKFIFGMLTSNPEIVYMGVMILCIDILLEVGRAVNILSVNVLNAVGDVTYPFITGLIVMWGVATALSYVFGISFGWGLAGMWVAFTLDENIRAIIFVRRWNSRKWVGKSFTRVEKLLKQTSSHSA, from the coding sequence ATGGGATGTATGAAACCGACTAAAACACTACGTGGACAGCTATTTAGACTGACGGGACCGATATTCGTGGAGACGTTATTGATCATGTTGTTGGGGGCAATGGATACGTTTATGCTGAGTCATTATTCGGATGATACGGTGGCGGCCGTCGGGGTGGTGAATCAATTATTGAGTCTGGTATTTCTCGTGTTCGGGGTATCGACAGTCGGGACTTCCGTGCTTTGTTCCCAGTATTTGGGGGCATCGCAACAGGCAAACGTGCGGCAGGTGATTGGTGTATCGTTGTTTTTTAATACCCTGATCGGGGTGACCACGAGCGCTTTCCTGTATTTTCGGGCAGAGGCTTTGTTAAAGATAATGGATTTGGCCCCGGAACTGATCAATGAGGGGTTGGCCTATATGCAGATTGTGGGCGGTTTTGCCTTCTTGCAAGCTATCGCTCTAACCATGTCGGCTGTGCTGCGAAGTCACAACAAGGCGTACTATCCCATGCGGGTGACCTTGTTGATGAACGTGTTGAACATCATTGGAAACTATGCCTTGATTTTCGGTAAATTCGGGTTACCGCAAATGGGAGTCGTGGGGGCAGCAATTTCGACTTCTTCCTGCCGAGCGGTGGCGTTAGCGTTATTATTGTATATCACGTTTGGCAAGGTGGTTCCTCGCTTCTCGTTCTCGTGTCTGAGACCGTTCCCGTGGGATAAGTTGAAAAACTTGTTGCATATCGGTCTTCCGGCGGCAGGGGAACAGGTGTCATATAGTTTGTCGCAAGTGGTTATTACTTATTTCACGGTTATGTTGGGTACGGCGGCACTGACGGCACGTACTTACGCGATGAATATTATCCTGTTTTCATACGTGTTCTCCGTGGCCCTCGGACAAGGGGCCGCAATCCTGATCGGGCATCTGGTCGGGGGCGAACGTACTGATGCGGCTTTTATATTGCAGAAATATTGTCTGCGACTTTCGATCGTGGTTTCCCTTTGCGTGGCGGTGGTCACGGCGGTTTGCAGTAAGTTTATTTTCGGAATGTTGACTTCCAATCCGGAGATCGTGTACATGGGGGTGATGATTCTTTGTATTGACATTTTGCTGGAGGTGGGACGTGCGGTGAATATCCTGTCGGTAAACGTGCTGAATGCCGTGGGGGATGTGACTTATCCCTTTATCACCGGGTTGATTGTCATGTGGGGAGTGGCGACAGCGTTGAGTTACGTGTTCGGGATTTCTTTCGGTTGGGGGCTTGCCGGGATGTGGGTGGCTTTCACGTTGGACGAGAATATCCGGGCGATTATTTTCGTGCGCCGTTGGAATAGCCGGAAATGGGTGGGTAAGTCTTTTACCCGGGTGGAGAAATTGTTAAAGCAAACCAGCTCTCACTCGGCTTAA
- a CDS encoding endo-beta-N-acetylglucosaminidase translates to MRKVSYCFLFVLLFSNIYAQQSKDIQWNPSNGMNFVEFLEIWEPGIPVSEDDNFFISRVKLKERFENKNTQVHPELTTARQLCWWTPMGDGKKEWKSFPRNQFEADNFNMWQYVDIHGNWGDGWFRVPGVFNDVAHKNGVRTGCVLFINWAEPVKKAGDRVYDLFSKLMTKDEYGRFKYAEKLIRFLRYYGIDGIGVNPEGEWDADVASEVQDFFVELHVQAEKLGLRGFHIDWYDSNDSRGRLSFGQNALQERNRNWFQKGNRRVTDMFMLNYNIDVWGGNNDPMGESARNAVKFGRSSYDVYAGFYLRGRGLSSYDSEPRAGKGWEVLKDKPVSVCLWGEHDRNNIHNASYEHGKEPLVVQQTYLRKLEYFFTSGTRNPVNAPVVTNTITTVNEEDMRRFHGISTFFPARSTIQELPFVTRFNLGNGLFFNREGKTENGYPWYNVGVQDWMPSWRWWVTGHDGRVPGDAIQCDFVFEDAWFGGSCLKLHGRTTYSKVRLFKTNIPVHEKVKLSFTCKMKMGECGKLKLVLSKVGAEDQFIEIPVEGKNISREWQTVTCKLGNFGWNENDHVACIGLVVENTSDDFEMFIGELALTDARMKFKPVKPEITKAEIIRTYADSLDFKLVWNVIPWVNREKDMPVMNEAIDTWYFEVYLKDSSKARPRLITTTTSWAAYACGVNVKAMSEVLWLGVRAVAPDGKRSSKIVWQEVKR, encoded by the coding sequence ATGAGAAAAGTGTCTTATTGTTTCCTATTTGTTTTATTATTTTCGAATATCTATGCTCAACAGTCAAAAGATATTCAGTGGAATCCCTCAAACGGGATGAATTTTGTGGAATTTCTGGAGATTTGGGAACCGGGAATCCCGGTGAGTGAGGATGATAACTTCTTTATTTCCCGGGTGAAATTAAAAGAGCGTTTTGAAAACAAAAATACCCAGGTACATCCGGAACTTACCACAGCCCGGCAATTATGCTGGTGGACGCCGATGGGTGACGGGAAAAAAGAATGGAAATCGTTTCCCCGGAATCAGTTTGAGGCGGATAATTTTAATATGTGGCAATACGTGGATATACACGGGAATTGGGGAGACGGATGGTTTCGTGTGCCGGGAGTGTTTAACGACGTGGCTCATAAAAATGGGGTGCGAACGGGATGCGTGTTGTTTATCAACTGGGCGGAACCGGTGAAAAAGGCAGGTGACCGGGTGTACGATCTCTTTTCAAAACTCATGACAAAAGATGAATACGGGCGTTTCAAGTACGCGGAGAAGTTGATCCGTTTTTTGCGGTATTACGGGATTGATGGAATTGGGGTGAACCCGGAGGGGGAATGGGATGCGGATGTGGCCTCCGAAGTGCAGGATTTTTTCGTGGAGTTACACGTGCAGGCCGAGAAACTGGGATTGCGAGGATTCCATATCGACTGGTATGATAGTAATGATAGCCGGGGGCGTTTAAGTTTCGGGCAGAATGCATTACAGGAGCGTAACCGGAATTGGTTCCAAAAAGGAAATCGGAGGGTGACGGATATGTTTATGTTGAATTATAATATTGACGTGTGGGGAGGAAATAACGATCCGATGGGTGAATCGGCCAGGAATGCGGTGAAGTTCGGGCGGAGTTCGTATGACGTGTATGCCGGTTTTTATCTGCGGGGCCGGGGACTTTCGAGTTACGATTCTGAACCTCGTGCGGGGAAGGGCTGGGAGGTGTTGAAGGATAAACCCGTGTCCGTTTGCCTTTGGGGAGAACATGACCGGAATAACATTCATAATGCGTCTTACGAACATGGTAAGGAGCCGCTCGTTGTGCAACAAACTTACTTGAGAAAACTGGAATATTTTTTCACGAGTGGCACACGCAATCCGGTGAATGCTCCTGTCGTGACGAATACGATTACCACCGTGAATGAAGAGGATATGCGGCGTTTTCATGGGATCTCGACCTTTTTCCCGGCAAGAAGTACAATACAGGAGTTACCTTTCGTGACCCGGTTTAATCTCGGGAACGGGCTTTTCTTCAATCGGGAAGGGAAGACGGAGAACGGTTACCCGTGGTATAACGTGGGGGTACAGGACTGGATGCCTTCTTGGCGTTGGTGGGTTACGGGGCATGACGGGCGGGTGCCTGGTGATGCGATTCAATGTGATTTCGTGTTTGAAGATGCTTGGTTCGGTGGGTCATGCTTGAAACTACACGGGAGAACAACATATTCCAAGGTGCGTTTGTTTAAGACGAATATTCCGGTTCACGAAAAGGTGAAATTATCGTTTACGTGTAAAATGAAAATGGGTGAGTGCGGTAAATTGAAGCTTGTATTGTCCAAGGTCGGTGCAGAAGATCAGTTTATTGAAATTCCAGTGGAAGGGAAAAATATTTCACGGGAATGGCAGACGGTGACTTGTAAATTGGGGAATTTCGGTTGGAACGAGAATGATCATGTTGCTTGTATCGGTTTGGTCGTGGAGAATACGTCGGATGATTTCGAGATGTTCATCGGGGAGCTGGCGTTGACGGATGCCCGGATGAAATTTAAACCCGTGAAACCGGAGATCACGAAAGCGGAAATTATTCGGACGTACGCGGATTCTTTGGATTTCAAGTTGGTATGGAACGTGATTCCGTGGGTGAATCGTGAAAAGGATATGCCCGTGATGAATGAGGCTATCGACACATGGTATTTTGAGGTATACCTGAAAGATTCGTCAAAGGCGAGACCTCGTTTAATTACGACAACTACTTCTTGGGCAGCTTATGCTTGTGGGGTTAACGTGAAGGCTATGAGCGAGGTATTGTGGTTGGGAGTTCGGGCTGTTGCCCCGGATGGGAAACGATCATCCAAGATCGTGTGGCAGGAAGTAAAGAGGTAA
- a CDS encoding PKD-like family lipoprotein — MKYTIFGLLFILIGFICSCADDKGNYNYQDINKLSITGIETGNAYRKISHVDTLRIYPEVKSLTGAEGEYTYEWKFIPQNADKDKGADTLDFVVATTKDLELPITLKADSYTCFYRVEDKATKVSWYQKFYLQVSSLTSEGWMVLCEQDGQSRMDMVVNVDANTDIISRDIWSESDLVTGKPVKLMSNFSASGGNIYLFTCENGTYRLDPTDMHAGEDNNIKWNFGDQPDHVHVLASGVSLYDYYQYNGKYEFIDYLYWIVIDENGDVYCNNVAVNGGLFEFPINEINGMKFKAAPFVANACRYRRGGGSYTLGGTSTMLYDEAGRFIEVKAKSGGIPSVMKFSGDEILFPAEQAGKEMVLMQSTVNDGLTYVVLKDRAGDYYYYGIVLGTEGVNTQRYYGKLSGTGVEQATLFACHPLYGTLFYATKDRIYEFDMKNPSTPVKEICHFPGETIKVLKFNPFSAFRQYAVWEDMRSEHLVVGTTIDGADEKGCGIMRTYEFEPQWDKAPVLKKVHKGLGKIVDIAYKEIRL, encoded by the coding sequence ATGAAATATACAATATTCGGTTTATTATTCATCTTGATAGGATTTATTTGTTCTTGTGCGGATGATAAGGGCAATTACAATTATCAGGATATAAATAAATTATCAATTACAGGGATTGAAACGGGAAATGCGTATCGAAAAATCTCTCACGTGGATACCCTGAGGATTTATCCGGAAGTGAAAAGTTTGACGGGAGCTGAAGGAGAATATACTTATGAATGGAAGTTCATCCCGCAGAATGCGGATAAAGATAAAGGGGCGGATACGCTTGATTTCGTGGTGGCTACAACAAAGGATTTGGAGTTACCCATCACGTTAAAGGCGGATTCCTATACTTGTTTTTATCGGGTTGAAGATAAAGCGACCAAGGTAAGCTGGTATCAAAAGTTTTATTTGCAGGTGAGTAGCTTAACGAGCGAGGGATGGATGGTGCTGTGTGAACAGGATGGTCAATCTCGTATGGATATGGTCGTGAACGTGGATGCGAATACGGATATTATTTCCAGGGACATTTGGTCGGAAAGTGATTTGGTAACGGGAAAACCGGTAAAGCTGATGAGTAATTTTTCGGCTTCAGGAGGAAACATCTATTTATTTACCTGTGAAAACGGAACTTATCGTTTGGATCCGACGGATATGCACGCCGGGGAAGATAATAATATTAAATGGAATTTTGGTGACCAGCCGGATCACGTGCACGTGTTGGCATCCGGGGTTTCATTATACGATTATTATCAATATAACGGGAAATATGAGTTTATTGATTATTTGTATTGGATCGTTATCGATGAGAATGGTGATGTGTACTGTAATAATGTTGCTGTAAACGGGGGATTGTTTGAATTTCCGATTAATGAAATTAATGGTATGAAATTCAAGGCTGCGCCTTTCGTGGCGAATGCTTGCCGTTATCGGCGAGGTGGCGGTTCCTATACTTTAGGAGGTACTTCAACCATGTTGTATGACGAGGCAGGGCGTTTCATCGAGGTGAAGGCAAAATCCGGAGGAATTCCCTCTGTCATGAAATTTTCGGGGGATGAGATCCTTTTCCCGGCAGAACAAGCGGGAAAAGAAATGGTGCTTATGCAATCCACGGTAAATGATGGGTTGACCTATGTCGTGTTGAAAGATCGTGCCGGAGATTATTATTATTACGGGATCGTGTTGGGAACGGAAGGTGTGAACACGCAACGGTACTACGGGAAATTGTCCGGAACGGGAGTGGAGCAAGCGACTCTTTTTGCCTGTCATCCGTTATACGGGACTTTATTCTACGCGACGAAAGACAGGATATACGAGTTTGACATGAAAAATCCGAGTACTCCGGTGAAAGAAATTTGTCATTTCCCGGGAGAAACTATAAAAGTGTTGAAATTTAATCCGTTTTCGGCATTCCGTCAATATGCAGTTTGGGAGGATATGCGCAGTGAACATTTGGTGGTGGGAACCACGATTGATGGTGCTGATGAGAAAGGATGCGGTATTATGCGGACTTACGAGTTTGAACCGCAATGGGATAAAGCTCCTGTCTTGAAAAAGGTACACAAAGGTTTAGGAAAGATCGTGGATATTGCCTATAAAGAAATAAGATTGTGA
- a CDS encoding Crp/Fnr family transcriptional regulator, with translation MDTKEEIIRQFEAQTAPLSPETHEKLANILVRFELAKGDLFLREGEICKYYSMVAQGMIRLFYDKNGRDLTEHFSYEKGIFVSLESYFRQTPSYLMIEALEPTVIYSFPHDQLQDLMRTNHEVEHMYCKMLENSLIESQQKADACRFETARERYHRLATEHPEVVKRAPLIHIASRLGMTPETLSRVRAGLL, from the coding sequence ATGGACACGAAGGAAGAAATCATTAGGCAATTCGAGGCTCAAACCGCCCCGCTCAGCCCGGAAACTCACGAGAAATTGGCCAACATTCTCGTCCGTTTCGAACTGGCCAAAGGAGACCTTTTTCTCCGGGAAGGTGAGATATGTAAATATTACAGCATGGTCGCCCAAGGAATGATTCGCCTATTCTATGATAAAAACGGGCGGGATCTCACGGAACACTTCTCGTATGAAAAAGGGATATTCGTTTCGCTGGAAAGCTATTTTCGGCAAACCCCGAGTTACTTGATGATCGAGGCTCTCGAACCCACCGTTATCTATTCTTTCCCGCATGATCAACTACAAGACCTTATGCGAACGAATCACGAGGTGGAACACATGTATTGCAAAATGCTGGAAAACTCCCTGATCGAATCACAGCAAAAAGCCGATGCCTGTCGTTTCGAGACCGCCCGGGAACGTTACCACCGACTCGCCACGGAACACCCGGAAGTAGTCAAACGGGCTCCCCTCATCCACATTGCCTCCCGGCTTGGTATGACCCCCGAAACGTTAAGCCGAGTGAGAGCTGGTTTGCTTTAA
- a CDS encoding DUF4843 domain-containing protein → MKQICYIILFFTAFFYACEKDVDSYEGESGIYFDTEGKLNDTVVVSWGMKAGDVVTRNLKLRVMLVGTVADYDRKFTVDVISDQTDTLAAEEGVDFEPFDKEYTIPANGAYADINIVLKRRETLKQRSRRFTVKLNETPELHFMYTRRSRIDSLTSLDVDYQRVVFMNENFPRPGWWTREGQKRFGDWSQTKAGLICDVMNIDREVWLGVLGEGTFTQGYLSYVGKYMYRWLQENPTKDEDGEWMEMGPDSQD, encoded by the coding sequence ATGAAACAGATATGCTATATAATATTATTCTTCACGGCTTTCTTTTATGCTTGTGAAAAAGATGTGGATAGTTACGAGGGGGAAAGTGGTATTTATTTTGACACGGAAGGCAAGTTGAACGACACGGTTGTCGTGTCTTGGGGAATGAAAGCCGGGGACGTGGTAACCCGTAATCTGAAATTGCGTGTTATGCTCGTCGGTACGGTGGCGGATTATGACAGGAAGTTTACCGTGGATGTGATTTCTGATCAAACAGATACGTTGGCAGCTGAAGAGGGTGTTGATTTCGAGCCGTTTGATAAGGAATATACGATTCCCGCTAATGGAGCCTACGCGGATATAAATATCGTGCTAAAGCGTCGGGAGACGTTGAAACAGCGTAGTAGGCGTTTTACGGTGAAGTTGAATGAAACACCGGAATTACATTTCATGTACACGCGTCGTAGTCGGATAGACTCCCTTACTTCTTTGGACGTGGATTATCAACGAGTGGTTTTTATGAATGAAAATTTTCCTCGTCCGGGTTGGTGGACTCGTGAGGGGCAAAAACGATTCGGAGATTGGAGTCAAACAAAAGCCGGGTTAATTTGTGATGTGATGAATATAGATCGGGAAGTTTGGTTAGGTGTTTTGGGAGAAGGTACTTTCACGCAGGGTTATTTGTCCTACGTGGGAAAATATATGTATCGTTGGTTGCAGGAAAATCCGACGAAGGATGAGGATGGAGAATGGATGGAAATGGGACCGGATTCCCAAGATTAA
- a CDS encoding transglutaminase-like domain-containing protein, giving the protein MKQVLWILLAFVLLCACEEKHFMTDPGYRKMVEQDFQKKKKVLEGNPGNLFAVFDSPMSVEEREALMFLYAYSPLIDLSFSGGDFLLKNVRWAFQAREAMPWGKDIPEDIFRHFVLPVRGGKENLDTARIVFYKELKERVATCESMEKAALEVNHWCHEHVIYKPTNARTRSPLATMLTAYGRCGEESIFTLAALRAVGIPARQIYTPRWAHCDDNHAWIEVWVDGEWKYLGACEPEPRLNIAWFTLPVQRAMYVESEVFGKYNGQEEIVYVNESGSGVNVTSHYTRIVPTVVQVIDENGQPVENAKVEYKIFNYGEFYPVVTLYSDVKGETSLTLGQGDIFVLASKGKKLGFGELSVERQDTLTVVLDKTVGDLFSGEWDLVPPRQHDITALSTDEERAVNDRRFAREDSLRNVYVATFMSRTQGGDVAMELGVDTARFATYMVTSRGNYSELLRFMREVSPERRTLAMNLLGVIAEKDLQDTPADVLLSHVEGDGRDVANPYFTEYILNPRVQNELLTAYREPVREFLKRHDITDVTSLIQETGKIKVVDSLYPAKVVTPPEGVIRAGVTDVLSRNVFFVAACRTMGIPARLSPISGKPEYYQNGTWHTVNFMTEKVVPKGELMLHYAQKTVSDPKYFLNFTIGKLEDGRVRTIDLGSNAAVDMGVGASYKTIFTKPVTLEEGDYLLSTGNRRSDGAVLADLVSFQVEAGKLTNIDMLIRPCVEKMEILGVVPTALSIVPEGKTKPEAIRLPEKGYTAIALIEANKEPTNHLLRDMSGMKDDFENLGVPLYFVFKDADHQAKFNRADFRAFPSVMRWGTDLDGRLLKGLAEGLRLTNTESLPLIVLLNAKGEVVFVSQGYRVGLGTQIMNIISRK; this is encoded by the coding sequence ATGAAACAAGTTTTATGGATACTGCTTGCTTTCGTGCTGTTATGTGCATGTGAGGAAAAGCATTTTATGACAGATCCGGGCTACCGGAAGATGGTGGAACAGGATTTTCAGAAAAAGAAGAAGGTGTTGGAAGGTAACCCGGGTAATTTGTTTGCCGTGTTCGATTCCCCGATGAGCGTGGAGGAACGAGAGGCGCTGATGTTTCTCTACGCTTATTCTCCGTTGATTGATCTATCTTTTTCGGGGGGAGATTTTCTGTTGAAGAATGTGCGTTGGGCATTCCAAGCGAGAGAGGCGATGCCTTGGGGAAAAGATATTCCGGAAGATATATTCCGTCATTTTGTACTTCCCGTGAGGGGTGGGAAAGAGAATCTGGACACGGCCCGTATCGTTTTCTACAAGGAACTGAAGGAACGGGTTGCGACCTGTGAGTCCATGGAAAAGGCGGCGCTGGAAGTGAATCACTGGTGTCATGAACACGTGATCTATAAACCGACCAATGCCCGGACCCGTTCACCGCTAGCCACGATGCTCACGGCTTACGGTCGCTGTGGTGAAGAGTCCATATTCACGCTGGCAGCTTTGCGGGCCGTGGGGATTCCGGCACGTCAGATATACACGCCTCGCTGGGCGCATTGTGATGATAATCACGCGTGGATTGAGGTCTGGGTGGATGGCGAGTGGAAGTACTTGGGGGCTTGTGAACCGGAACCTCGGTTGAATATCGCGTGGTTCACGTTGCCCGTGCAAAGGGCGATGTACGTGGAGTCGGAGGTGTTCGGGAAATATAATGGTCAGGAAGAGATTGTTTACGTGAATGAAAGTGGTTCAGGCGTGAACGTGACTTCCCATTATACACGGATCGTTCCGACAGTAGTTCAAGTTATTGACGAGAACGGGCAGCCTGTTGAGAATGCGAAGGTGGAATATAAGATATTTAATTACGGGGAGTTTTATCCCGTGGTGACCTTGTATTCCGACGTGAAGGGGGAGACTTCCCTGACGTTGGGGCAAGGAGATATTTTCGTTTTGGCAAGTAAGGGAAAGAAGTTGGGTTTTGGGGAATTGTCCGTGGAGCGGCAGGATACACTGACCGTCGTGTTGGATAAAACTGTCGGGGATTTGTTTTCAGGGGAGTGGGATTTGGTACCGCCAAGGCAACATGATATTACAGCTTTGTCAACTGATGAGGAACGGGCCGTGAATGACCGTCGTTTTGCCCGGGAAGATTCGTTACGGAATGTTTATGTGGCAACTTTCATGTCGAGGACGCAAGGCGGGGATGTAGCGATGGAGTTGGGTGTGGATACGGCACGTTTTGCCACGTATATGGTTACGTCACGGGGAAATTATTCCGAATTGCTGCGTTTTATGCGTGAAGTGTCGCCTGAACGTCGGACATTAGCCATGAATTTGTTGGGCGTGATCGCGGAGAAGGATTTGCAGGACACTCCGGCAGACGTGTTGTTGTCTCACGTGGAAGGGGATGGCCGTGATGTGGCGAATCCTTATTTCACGGAATACATACTGAACCCGAGAGTGCAGAACGAGTTACTTACGGCTTATCGGGAACCCGTTCGGGAATTTTTGAAGAGGCACGATATTACGGATGTTACCAGTTTGATCCAAGAAACCGGAAAAATCAAGGTTGTTGATTCCCTGTACCCCGCGAAGGTGGTAACTCCACCGGAGGGCGTGATCCGGGCAGGGGTGACGGATGTACTTTCCCGGAATGTTTTCTTCGTGGCAGCCTGTCGTACAATGGGAATTCCGGCTCGGTTAAGCCCGATTTCGGGTAAACCGGAGTATTATCAGAACGGAACGTGGCATACGGTTAATTTCATGACCGAAAAGGTAGTACCGAAAGGGGAGTTGATGTTGCATTATGCTCAAAAGACGGTGAGTGACCCAAAATATTTCCTGAACTTTACGATCGGAAAGTTGGAAGATGGTCGGGTACGGACGATTGACTTGGGAAGTAACGCGGCGGTGGATATGGGTGTTGGTGCGTCATATAAAACGATCTTCACGAAACCGGTCACGCTGGAAGAGGGGGATTATCTTCTTTCAACGGGAAATAGACGGAGTGATGGGGCTGTTTTGGCAGATTTGGTATCATTCCAAGTGGAGGCTGGTAAATTGACAAATATAGATATGCTTATCCGTCCTTGCGTGGAGAAAATGGAGATTCTGGGAGTGGTCCCGACGGCGCTATCCATTGTCCCGGAGGGCAAGACAAAACCGGAGGCAATCCGTTTGCCGGAGAAGGGGTACACGGCGATAGCCTTGATTGAGGCGAATAAGGAACCGACAAATCATTTGTTGCGGGATATGAGCGGGATGAAAGATGATTTCGAGAACTTGGGTGTTCCCTTGTATTTCGTGTTTAAGGATGCGGATCATCAGGCTAAGT
- a CDS encoding TlpA disulfide reductase family protein translates to MIYSWFVMGIALLCGCQSTSKYVIQGNFAGYSGKVFLLSPNMADKLDTLGRAEVLNGNFQLAGVVEKPRFAWLSVENTKLKVPVFLENTSYSVLVDMKEQPTTWRVTGGELQQVRERFKREVEDMILEKRDSLEGEYQTCAEEKNLFGKFHVRALLEGLDSLYEKKEDEFIRENDNLVSASLIYVRLSTLNKNKMLRGKYELLGDSARNSILGKILARYVECEVDLRKGALFPDFTLQTPQGEPVSLYSVKAKVKIIDFWASWCGPCRAENPHVKELYEKYHDAGLEVISVSLDDKKDKWLKAIEQDGLPWIHVSDLQAWGNPLVKMLGIQGIPYLIVLDKDNRIVGTRLRGEQLDRCVMETIR, encoded by the coding sequence ATGATATATAGTTGGTTCGTCATGGGGATTGCACTTTTGTGCGGGTGTCAATCGACTTCAAAATATGTCATTCAGGGAAACTTTGCAGGTTATTCGGGGAAAGTGTTTTTACTTTCCCCGAATATGGCCGACAAGCTGGATACGCTGGGAAGAGCAGAAGTCTTGAATGGTAATTTTCAACTGGCGGGAGTGGTTGAAAAACCTAGATTCGCTTGGCTGAGTGTGGAGAATACGAAATTGAAAGTTCCCGTGTTTCTTGAAAATACTTCCTATTCGGTTCTAGTGGATATGAAGGAACAACCAACGACATGGAGAGTTACCGGGGGAGAACTTCAACAGGTACGTGAACGCTTTAAACGTGAAGTGGAGGATATGATACTGGAAAAACGGGATTCGTTGGAAGGCGAGTATCAAACGTGTGCTGAAGAAAAGAATCTTTTCGGAAAATTCCATGTGCGGGCCTTGCTCGAAGGATTGGATTCTCTTTACGAGAAGAAGGAGGACGAGTTTATCCGGGAGAATGATAACCTCGTGTCCGCGAGTTTGATTTACGTGCGATTGTCTACCTTGAATAAAAACAAGATGCTGAGGGGAAAATATGAATTACTCGGTGATTCTGCCCGTAATTCTATTCTCGGGAAAATACTGGCACGATACGTTGAGTGTGAAGTTGATTTGAGAAAGGGTGCTTTATTTCCAGACTTCACTTTGCAAACGCCACAAGGTGAACCCGTATCTTTGTATTCCGTGAAAGCAAAAGTGAAAATCATTGATTTTTGGGCTTCTTGGTGTGGCCCGTGCCGGGCGGAGAATCCTCACGTGAAGGAGTTGTACGAGAAGTATCATGATGCAGGATTAGAGGTCATCAGCGTGTCGTTGGATGATAAAAAAGATAAATGGTTGAAGGCTATCGAACAGGACGGTTTACCTTGGATTCACGTGTCTGATTTACAGGCGTGGGGAAATCCGTTGGTGAAGATGTTGGGGATACAGGGAATCCCTTACTTGATTGTTTTGGATAAAGATAATCGGATTGTCGGGACCAGATTGCGAGGAGAGCAACTGGACCGGTGTGTAATGGAAACGATACGATAA